In Pongo pygmaeus isolate AG05252 chromosome 13, NHGRI_mPonPyg2-v2.0_pri, whole genome shotgun sequence, one genomic interval encodes:
- the ANGPTL2 gene encoding angiopoietin-related protein 2, with amino-acid sequence MRPLCVTCWWLGLLAAMGAAAGQEDGFEGTEEGSPREFIYLNRYKRAGESQDKCTYTFIVPQQRVTGAICVNSKEPEVLLENRVHKQELELLNNELLKQKRQIETLQQLVEVDGGIVSEVKLLRKESRNMNSRVTQLYMQLLHEIIRKRDNALELSQLENRILNQTADMLQLASKYKDLEHKYQHLATLAHNQSEIIAQLEEHCQRVPSARPVPQPPPAAPPRVYQPPTYNRIINQISTNEIQSDQNLKVLPPPLPTMPTLTSLPSSTDKPSGPWRDCLQALEDGHDTSSIYLVKPENTNRLMQVWCDQRHDPGGWTVIQRRLDGSVNFFRNWETYKQGFGNIDGEYWLGLENIYWLTNQGNYKLLVTMEDWSGRKVFAEYASFRLEPESEYYKLRLGRYHGNAGDSFTWHNGKQFTTLDRDHDVYTGNCAHYQKGGWWYNACAHSNLNGVWYRGGHYRSRYQDGVYWAEFRGGSYSLKKVVMMIRPNPNTFH; translated from the exons ATGAGGCCACTGTGCGTGACATGCTGGTGGCTCGGACTGCTGGCTGCCATGGGAGCTGCTGCAGGCCAGGAGGATGGTTTTGAGGGCACTGAGGAGGGCTCGCCAAGAGAGTTCATTTACCTAAACAGATACAAGCGGGCGGGCGAGTCCCAGGACAAGTGCACCTACACCTTCATTGTGCCCCAGCAGCGGGTCACGGGTGCCATCTGCGTCAACTCCAAGGAGCCTGAGGTACTTCTGGAGAACCGAGTGCATAAGCAGGAGCTAGAGCTGCTCAACAATGAGCTGCTCAAGCAGAAGCGGCAGATCGAGACGCTGCAGCAGCTGGTGGAGGTGGACGGCGGCATTGTGAGCGAGGTGAAGCTGCTGCGCAAGGAGAGCCGCAACATGAACTCACGGGTCACGCAGCTCTACATGCAGCTCCTGCACGAGATCATCCGCAAGCGGGACAACGCATTGGAGCTCTCCCAGCTGGAGAACAGGATCCTGAACCAGACAGCCGACATGCTGCAGCTGGCCAGCAAGTACAAGGACCTGGAGCACAAGTACCAGCACCTGGCCACACTGGCCCACAACCAATCAGAGATCATCGCGCAGCTTGAGGAGCACTGCCAGAGGGTGCCCTCGGCCAGACCTGTCCCCCAGCCACCCCCCGCTGCCCCGCCCCGGGTCTACCAGCCACCCACCTACAACCGCATCATCAACCAGATCTCTACCAATGAGATCCAGAGTGACCAGAACCTGAAGGTGCTGCCACCCCCTCTGCCCACTATGCCCACTCTCACCAGCCTCCCATCTTCCACTGACAAGCCGTCGG GCCCATGGAGAGACTGCCTGCAGGCCCTGGAGGATGGCCACGACACCAGTTCCATCTACCTAGTGAAGCCGGAGAACACCAACCGCCTCATGCAGGTGTGGTGCGACCAGAGACACGACCCCGGGGGCTGGACCGTCATCCAGAGACGCCTGGATGGCTCTGTTAACTTCTTCAGGAACTGGGAGACGTACAAG CAAGGGTTTGGGAACATTGATGGCGAATACTGGCTGGGCCTGGAGAACATTTACTGGCTGACGAACCAAGGCAACTACAAACTCCTGGTGACCATGGAGGACTGGTCCGGCCGCAAAGTCTTTGCAGAATACGCCAGTTTCCGCCTGGAACCTGAGAGCGAGTATTATAAGCTGCGGCTGGGGCGCTACCATGGCAATGCAGGTGATTCCTTTACATGGCACAATGGCAAGCAGTTCACCACCCTGGACAGAGATCATGATGTCTACACAG GAAACTGTGCCCACTACCAGAAGGGAGGCTGGTGGTATAACGCCTGTGCCCACTCCAACCTCAACGGAGTCTGGTACCGCGGGGGCCATTACCGGAGCCGCTACCAGGACGGAGTTTACTGGGCTGAGTTCCGAGGAGGCTCTTACTCACTCAAGAAAGTGGTGATGATGATCCGACCAAACCCCAACACCTTCCACTAA